A region of the Tistrella bauzanensis genome:
GCCGTCTGGAGCGTCTGGCCACCGGCCGTGGCGGCGAAGACCGCGCGGCCCAGCCGGTCAGCCGCCCGTATACCACTCAGGATAATGCTGCCTGACAACCTCGCCATTGGCATTGAGCGCGTAGCAGGTGTTCAGATGTGCAGGTGGTTTCGGCGTCGGCTGCCGTGGTGTGGCCGACGCCGCATCCTGCGTGTTGGCATCGGCGCGTTGGGCATCGGCGAGCTGGGCATCGGCCTGGCGACGCTTGCGTTCCAGTGCCGGATACAGGGTCTGGAAGGCCACGGTGCCGAGCGGGCGCATCAGCTCGACCAGATGGGTGCAGCCATGCACCCCGCCCACGCGGGCGCGGATCGCCTTGGTCCAGCCCGGCACGATCTTCAGCCCGACCAGTTTCTGGAAATTCGCGGCGATATCGCCGCAGATCGAATAGGGCGTGCTGTCCATCACAGCCTCGATCGCCTTGATCTCGAACCCGATGTCGATGGTCAGCCGCACCCACATGTCATGGATGGGTGTGCCGGGATCGAGCTGGCCGCGCCAGCGATTGTCGATCGGATAGGTCTTTACGTCGGTCAGATGGGCTTCGATATCCCACAGGCCATCGTCGCGTTCATAACCGCGAAGGTCGATCTGGCGGGTATGGATGTGCTGGCGGGATGCTGGCGCTGACAGCGGCATGAGGGTGGGGTCTCCTGAACAGTGCCGGGATTTGGCGCGGAAACACGGGATGTCCGACGGGAGCCTGAGACAAACGTTCGACCCAGATCTATCTCGGCCGGAGTATAGGTGTTGTCGCCGCGTTCGTCATCCGTTGCAACGCAGGTGCGAAAAGATCGGTTCAGCCACCACCTGAGAGATGTATCGCGACCCACAGCAAGCCGGGCAGAAACAGGAAGGCCAGAAGGGTGGAGGTCACCACAAGCGAGGCAATATCCTCAGGTGACCGGTTATAGCGCTGGGCGAACAGATAATTGAACACCGCCACCGGCATCGATGCCTCGACCAGCAGCACGCCCAGCGCCACGCCCTCGAAGCCGAACACCACCCGGCCCAGAAACAGGGCGATCAGGAAGCCGCCGCCGCTGCGCAGCACTGCCAGGCCCAGCGTGCCCAGCGGCCGGGTCGCCTTCATCCGCGCCAGGCTGACACCCAGCGTGATCAGCATCAGGGGAATGGTGAAGCCGCCGATCAGATGGGTGGTGTTGGCCAGGAACAGCGGCGCGTGCAACTCGCCCAGCACGAAGATCAGCGCCACCACCACCGACCAGGGCGCCGGCTGGCGCAGCAGGAAGCGCCCGGCGCTCTGGCCCGACAGCACCCAGGCGCCGATGGTGAACTGGGACACGGCCGAGACCGCGAAGAAGCCGATGGCGAAGCCCAGGCCTTCCTTGCCGAAGGCGAACAGGCACAGCGGCAGCCCCATATTACCGGCATTGCCATAGATCATCGGCGTCAGATAGGTCCGCCAGGGCAGGCCGGCCATGCGCAGGATCGGCCAGGCCAGCAGCCCCATGCCGACCATGGTCAAGGCCGCCGCCAGCGCGAAGGCCCCGAAGGCGTCGGGCGCGATGGTGCCGTTGGTGAGGCTTGAGAAGATCAGCGACGGCACGCCGACATTGGTCACCAGATTGGTGATGAAGCCGGTGTCGTATGGCTGTTTGAACACCCGGATCCAGCTGAAGCCGATGGCGGCGCAGATCAGGATAGGGGCGATGATCGTCAGCAGTTCGCCGATCATCCAGGGCCTCGCTGTCGCTGATCGGGTGTGGTCATGACCGGTCGGGATGCCGGCCGGCGGGACGCTGGGCAAGGGCGGTTTCATCGGCCGCGTGCAGGCGCAGCTTGGTGATCCGGTTGCGGTGCCGGCGCAGCACCTCGGCCTCGATGCCGGCGATGCGGAAGCGCTGGCCGACCTCGGGGATCAGCATGGCCTCGTGAATGATCAGCCCGGCGATGGTGGCGGCCTCGTCATCGGGCAGGCGCCAGCCGGTCTCGCGGTTGATGTCGCGGATGGTCACCGTACCGTCGACCAGCAGGCTGTCATCGGGCTGGCGCTCCAGCCCCTCGATCGCGATGTCATGCTCGTCGACGATCTCGCCCACGATCTCTTCCAGGATGTCTTCCAGCGTCACCAGCCCCTGGATGGTGCCGTATTCGTCGATCACCAGCGCGAAATGGGCATGGCGCTGGCGGAAGGCGTGCAACTGGTCGTGCAGGGTGGTGCTGTCGGGAATGAACCAGGGTGTGCGGGCAAGGCTCGCCACGTCGATCCGCGCTGGGTCGCCCCCGGCCTGGGTCAAGGCCCGCAGCATGTCCTTGGCATGCAGCACGCCCACGATGTTGTCGGGCTCGCCGCGCCACATCGGCAGCCGGGTATGGGGGCTTGTTGTCACCTGGGAAAGGATGGCCGACGGTGCCAGATCGGCATCGATCGTGGTCATCTGGCGGCGATGCACCATGATCTCGCCCACGGTCAGGTCGGCCAGATCCAGGATGCTCGCCAGCATTTCCTTTTCGGTGCGGGTCTCGGCATCGGTGGCCTCGGGGTCGTCATACATCCGGATCGCGCCGCGCAGATCATCGGCCGACACCATCATCTTGTCGTTGTCGAGCCGGATGCCGAAGATCCGCGCGATGCCGCGCACCAGCAGGCCGATCACCCGTGAGAAC
Encoded here:
- a CDS encoding HlyC/CorC family transporter is translated as MTAELWLSLLAILVLIAASAFFSSSETALTAASRTRMHQRADEGDIRARRVEALTAKRETLIGSILLGNNAVNILASSLATSALITLFGDAGVAIATLGMTLLLLIFAEILPKTIALHYPDRLALTLSGPLTMTVRVLGPFSRVIGLLVRGIARIFGIRLDNDKMMVSADDLRGAIRMYDDPEATDAETRTEKEMLASILDLADLTVGEIMVHRRQMTTIDADLAPSAILSQVTTSPHTRLPMWRGEPDNIVGVLHAKDMLRALTQAGGDPARIDVASLARTPWFIPDSTTLHDQLHAFRQRHAHFALVIDEYGTIQGLVTLEDILEEIVGEIVDEHDIAIEGLERQPDDSLLVDGTVTIRDINRETGWRLPDDEAATIAGLIIHEAMLIPEVGQRFRIAGIEAEVLRRHRNRITKLRLHAADETALAQRPAGRHPDRS
- a CDS encoding DUF2889 domain-containing protein, yielding MPLSAPASRQHIHTRQIDLRGYERDDGLWDIEAHLTDVKTYPIDNRWRGQLDPGTPIHDMWVRLTIDIGFEIKAIEAVMDSTPYSICGDIAANFQKLVGLKIVPGWTKAIRARVGGVHGCTHLVELMRPLGTVAFQTLYPALERKRRQADAQLADAQRADANTQDAASATPRQPTPKPPAHLNTCYALNANGEVVRQHYPEWYTGG
- a CDS encoding AEC family transporter yields the protein MIGELLTIIAPILICAAIGFSWIRVFKQPYDTGFITNLVTNVGVPSLIFSSLTNGTIAPDAFGAFALAAALTMVGMGLLAWPILRMAGLPWRTYLTPMIYGNAGNMGLPLCLFAFGKEGLGFAIGFFAVSAVSQFTIGAWVLSGQSAGRFLLRQPAPWSVVVALIFVLGELHAPLFLANTTHLIGGFTIPLMLITLGVSLARMKATRPLGTLGLAVLRSGGGFLIALFLGRVVFGFEGVALGVLLVEASMPVAVFNYLFAQRYNRSPEDIASLVVTSTLLAFLFLPGLLWVAIHLSGGG